The following proteins are co-located in the Spirosoma montaniterrae genome:
- a CDS encoding MBL fold metallo-hydrolase gives MLSKILLILLVVLLLFVLISIGIGYTISAPRYKGPISDHFDGNEFFTPNAPKPGGFKEVIGWQLNHERTQPWGAFHNNQPGPPPPARVSGDPVRVTFVNHSTVLLQFDGLNVLTDPIYEQRVSPFSFAGPKRNCPPGVRFEDLPKIDLLLLSHNHWDHLEIGTVKKLCARDQPRIVCPLGVKAFLEQHGCQNVSELDWQQSVSLNPQTTVHCVPAQHFSGRGLFDRNGTLWAGYVVDNKTAGKLYFAGDSGYGPHFRAIGEQFGPLRLALIPIGAYKPNWFMSPVHCNPAEAVQIHEDVRSEQSVAIHFGTFPLADDGETEPVDDLRKALIAKNIPAQRFRALKAGEGFILNSRP, from the coding sequence ATGCTCTCAAAAATTCTTCTCATTCTGCTCGTTGTTCTGCTGCTATTCGTGCTGATTAGCATAGGCATAGGTTATACGATTTCAGCACCTCGCTACAAAGGACCAATCAGCGACCATTTCGATGGGAACGAATTTTTTACCCCCAACGCACCGAAGCCGGGCGGGTTCAAAGAAGTAATTGGCTGGCAACTGAACCACGAGCGAACTCAGCCGTGGGGCGCGTTTCACAACAACCAGCCCGGCCCACCGCCACCCGCCCGCGTATCCGGCGACCCAGTGCGTGTGACGTTCGTTAATCATTCAACGGTGTTACTGCAATTCGACGGGCTAAACGTGCTGACCGACCCTATCTACGAGCAGCGGGTTAGTCCGTTTTCATTTGCCGGCCCGAAGCGAAACTGCCCACCCGGTGTTCGGTTTGAGGATTTACCCAAAATTGACCTGCTGCTGCTGAGTCATAACCACTGGGATCACCTGGAAATTGGCACGGTAAAAAAACTCTGCGCCCGCGACCAGCCGCGCATAGTATGTCCGCTGGGTGTAAAAGCCTTTCTGGAGCAGCACGGTTGTCAGAACGTCAGTGAACTCGACTGGCAGCAGTCGGTCAGCCTGAACCCGCAAACTACCGTTCACTGCGTACCGGCGCAGCACTTTTCGGGTCGGGGCCTGTTCGACCGGAACGGAACGCTTTGGGCAGGCTATGTGGTTGATAATAAGACGGCTGGGAAATTATATTTCGCCGGTGACTCCGGGTATGGGCCGCATTTTCGGGCCATTGGCGAGCAGTTCGGGCCGTTGCGGCTGGCCCTCATTCCAATTGGTGCGTATAAGCCCAACTGGTTTATGTCGCCGGTGCATTGCAACCCTGCCGAGGCTGTGCAAATACACGAAGACGTGCGTTCGGAGCAGAGCGTTGCCATTCATTTCGGTACGTTTCCGCTGGCCGACGATGGCGAAACCGAACCCGTCGATGATTTACGGAAAGCCCTGATAGCGAAGAATATACCAGCCCAGCGATTCCGGGCGTTGAAAGCAGGAGAGGGATTTATTTTGAATTCCCGCCCATGA
- a CDS encoding FKBP-type peptidyl-prolyl cis-trans isomerase: protein MYKLVLGLLVVWLAGALSSCNKIAGVDPSTTPSGIFIRDTSILNRYAASKGLVLTTTASNLRYVISSRNPTGKQAALGEELEFNYVLTTLTRKGGTGADSLDVIERQVDTTFRVQPNFFPFTDGLLISGLQEAMLLMREGERAIFLMPSIIGFGSRAQLNGAIPPNTPIRWDVTLRRSRSEDQRIREYITANKLVVTDSTTLSGLRIIKTRANPTGDSLSANRTAIFNYTGRQLRARSAFGFDSTATGLRRFNVPGFNAGLAKLRAGERALLIFPSSLGFQNAGIVVNGTFLVPPGTPLLYDVEVTSIR, encoded by the coding sequence ATGTATAAGTTAGTTTTAGGTTTATTGGTTGTGTGGTTGGCAGGTGCGTTGTCGTCATGTAATAAAATTGCCGGAGTCGACCCCAGCACTACCCCCTCCGGTATTTTCATCCGCGACACCAGCATTCTGAACCGGTACGCGGCCAGTAAAGGGCTGGTGCTGACAACCACAGCGTCGAATCTGCGGTATGTTATTTCGAGCCGGAACCCAACCGGCAAGCAGGCTGCGCTGGGCGAAGAGCTTGAATTTAACTACGTACTGACCACTCTTACGCGTAAAGGTGGCACAGGGGCCGATTCGCTGGATGTTATTGAAAGACAAGTTGATACAACGTTCCGCGTGCAGCCGAATTTTTTTCCGTTTACAGATGGGTTGCTTATTTCGGGTCTGCAAGAGGCTATGTTGCTGATGCGTGAAGGCGAACGGGCTATATTTTTGATGCCATCGATTATTGGTTTTGGCAGTAGGGCGCAGTTGAATGGAGCTATTCCGCCGAATACGCCCATTCGGTGGGACGTAACGCTTCGGCGGTCGCGCTCCGAAGATCAGCGAATCCGGGAATATATTACCGCTAACAAACTGGTCGTTACCGACTCTACTACATTATCGGGATTGCGCATCATAAAAACACGCGCCAATCCTACCGGCGATTCGTTAAGTGCCAACCGCACCGCTATCTTCAACTATACAGGTCGACAGTTGCGGGCACGGTCGGCGTTTGGTTTCGACAGCACCGCTACCGGCCTGCGCCGGTTCAACGTACCCGGATTCAATGCCGGTCTTGCCAAACTTCGCGCCGGGGAGCGGGCCTTGCTTATCTTCCCATCGTCGCTTGGTTTTCAGAATGCCGGTATTGTTGTTAACGGAACATTTCTGGTGCCGCCCGGCACTCCGCTTCTTTACGACGTCGAGGTGACGTCGATTCGATAA